From Chelatococcus sp. YT9, a single genomic window includes:
- the hutG gene encoding N-formylglutamate deformylase, which translates to MAEASHSWLTVRRGSAPLLVSLPHTGTEIPADIESRLVSPWLARKDADWWIDKLYDFAVDLDATIIHTAISRTVIDVNRDPSGASLYPGQATTELCPTTSFDGEPLYKEGAGPTEADIDARRAAYFEPYHAALAAELQRLRAANPKVVLYDCHSIRSTIPRLFDGELPQFNIGTNSSKSCAPALEKLVVEACAGSGQTSVLNGRFKGGWITRDHGRPETGVHAVQMELGCRGYMHEPATVNEANWPSPYDSTYAAPMRAFLTQLLTSVLAFARS; encoded by the coding sequence ATGGCGGAGGCCTCACACTCCTGGCTGACGGTACGGCGCGGCAGCGCGCCGCTTCTCGTAAGCCTGCCCCACACCGGCACGGAGATTCCGGCCGACATCGAGAGCCGCCTCGTCTCGCCGTGGCTCGCCCGCAAGGACGCCGACTGGTGGATTGACAAGCTCTATGACTTCGCCGTCGATCTCGACGCGACGATCATCCACACCGCGATCTCGCGCACTGTGATCGACGTCAACCGCGATCCGAGCGGCGCCTCACTCTATCCGGGGCAAGCGACGACCGAACTCTGCCCGACGACGAGCTTCGACGGCGAGCCGCTGTACAAGGAAGGCGCGGGCCCCACCGAGGCGGACATCGACGCGCGCCGCGCGGCCTATTTCGAGCCCTACCACGCCGCCCTCGCCGCCGAGCTCCAGCGTCTGCGCGCCGCCAACCCCAAGGTCGTGCTCTATGATTGCCACTCGATCCGCTCGACCATTCCCCGGCTGTTCGATGGCGAGCTGCCGCAGTTCAACATCGGCACCAACAGCAGCAAGAGCTGCGCCCCCGCGCTCGAGAAGCTCGTTGTCGAGGCCTGCGCAGGATCAGGCCAGACCAGCGTCCTCAACGGACGCTTCAAGGGCGGCTGGATCACGCGCGACCACGGCCGTCCGGAGACCGGTGTGCATGCCGTCCAGATGGAGCTCGGCTGCCGCGGCTATATGCACGAGCCCGCCACGGTGAACGAGGCCAACTGGCCCTCACCCTATGACTCCACCTACGCCGCGCCCATGCGCGCCTTCCTCACCCAATTGCTGACGTCCGTGCTCGCTTTCGCGCGCTCGTGA
- the hutI gene encoding imidazolonepropionase — protein sequence MAPSREGLGVIEGAAIAAEGGRIIYVGDAADLPALTDAERIDCEGRWITPGLIDCHTHLVFGGDRSHEFELRLAGASYEEISRAGGGINSTVTATRTASEDALVAASLARLDRLMADGVTTVEVKSGYGLSADAELKQLRAARRLGGLRHADIVATFLGAHALPREFDDKDRFIDVLIEDILPLVAKEKLADAVDAFCEGIAFSPAQCERFFKAARALGLPVKVHADQLSDLGGAALAARLGALSADHLEYASDEGVAAMAAAGTVAVILPGAFYFLRETHQPPISSFRRHGTPMAVATDCNPGTSPLTSLLLAMNMAATLMRMTVDECLLGVTREAARALGRLDRVGTLEVGKQCDLAIWDIERPAELVYRMGFSPLHARVWRGQ from the coding sequence ATGGCCCCTAGCCGCGAGGGCCTCGGCGTCATCGAAGGCGCGGCGATCGCCGCCGAGGGCGGAAGGATCATCTATGTCGGCGATGCCGCGGATCTGCCCGCGCTCACCGACGCGGAGCGCATCGACTGCGAAGGCCGCTGGATCACACCGGGCCTGATCGATTGTCATACCCATCTCGTGTTCGGCGGCGACCGCAGCCATGAGTTTGAGCTGCGCCTTGCGGGCGCAAGCTACGAGGAGATCTCCCGGGCGGGCGGCGGCATCAATTCCACCGTGACCGCCACCCGCACGGCGAGCGAGGACGCGCTGGTTGCGGCTAGCCTCGCGCGGCTTGATCGGCTGATGGCGGATGGCGTCACCACGGTGGAGGTGAAATCCGGCTATGGACTCTCGGCTGATGCGGAGCTGAAGCAGCTGCGCGCCGCCCGACGTCTCGGCGGGCTGCGGCACGCCGACATCGTGGCGACCTTCCTCGGCGCCCACGCCTTGCCGCGCGAATTCGACGACAAGGACCGCTTTATCGATGTGCTGATCGAGGACATTCTCCCGCTGGTCGCCAAGGAAAAGCTCGCGGATGCGGTCGATGCCTTCTGCGAGGGCATCGCCTTCTCGCCCGCCCAGTGCGAGCGCTTCTTCAAGGCCGCCCGGGCGCTCGGCCTGCCGGTGAAAGTCCACGCCGACCAGCTCTCGGATCTCGGAGGTGCGGCGCTCGCCGCGCGGCTCGGCGCCTTGTCCGCCGATCACCTTGAATATGCGAGCGACGAAGGCGTGGCCGCCATGGCGGCGGCCGGCACCGTCGCCGTCATCCTCCCTGGTGCCTTCTATTTCCTGCGAGAGACGCATCAGCCGCCGATCTCATCCTTCCGCCGGCACGGCACGCCGATGGCCGTCGCGACGGATTGCAATCCCGGCACCTCGCCGCTGACCTCGCTGCTGCTCGCCATGAACATGGCAGCGACCCTGATGCGCATGACGGTCGACGAATGCCTGCTCGGCGTGACGCGCGAGGCGGCGCGCGCCCTGGGGCGCCTCGACCGCGTCGGCACCTTAGAGGTCGGCAAGCAGTGCGATCTCGCTATCTGGGACATCGAGCGTCCCGCAGAACTCGTTTATCGCATGGGGTTCAGCCCGCTCCATGCACGTGTGTGGAGAGGACAATGA
- a CDS encoding formimidoylglutamate deiminase — MVLWFQSALTADGWHDGVRLHIEAGQIAAVEAGVAAEPGDERHAIGLPGMPNLHSHAFQRGMAGLAEVRGESRDSFWSWRQVMYRFLDRLTPEDVEAIAALAYAEMLEAGFTRVGEFHYLHHDCDGAAYADIGELSARIAAAAEATNIGLTLLPVFYAHAGFGGQAPAEGQRRFINSLDRFGLLMERARASIKDLPGANLGLAPHSLRAVTAEELVEVLLLAQEGPLHIHVAEQVKEVEDSVAFSGKRPVEWLIEAMAANGTPVDRRWCLIHATHMTESETTALAASGATAGLCPLTEANLGDGIFPADRFVDAGGYYGVGTDSNILIDVPGELAMLEYSQRLALRSRNVMAAGASRSTGRSLFDAARQGGARALGVAPMDLAVGAVADIVSLDPSAFVEGQRDDRIVDGWIFAARRPIVDCVWRHGRQVVKAGRHVARDAIAARYKATLAKVLAE; from the coding sequence ATGGTTCTGTGGTTTCAATCGGCCCTGACGGCGGATGGCTGGCACGATGGGGTTCGCCTCCACATCGAGGCTGGACAAATCGCCGCGGTGGAGGCCGGGGTTGCGGCCGAGCCCGGCGACGAACGCCACGCCATCGGCCTGCCCGGTATGCCGAACCTCCACAGCCACGCCTTCCAACGCGGCATGGCGGGCCTTGCCGAAGTACGCGGCGAAAGTCGCGACAGCTTCTGGAGCTGGCGGCAGGTGATGTACCGTTTTCTCGACCGGTTGACGCCCGAGGATGTGGAGGCCATCGCGGCGCTTGCCTACGCGGAGATGCTGGAGGCGGGCTTTACCCGCGTCGGCGAGTTCCACTATCTGCACCACGACTGTGACGGCGCCGCCTATGCCGATATCGGCGAGCTCAGCGCGCGGATCGCCGCCGCTGCGGAGGCCACCAACATTGGGCTGACATTGCTGCCGGTGTTCTATGCCCATGCCGGTTTCGGCGGGCAGGCCCCGGCCGAGGGCCAGCGCCGCTTCATCAACTCGCTCGATCGATTCGGACTGTTGATGGAGCGCGCGCGTGCGAGCATCAAGGATCTGCCCGGCGCCAATCTGGGCCTTGCCCCGCACAGTCTTCGGGCCGTCACGGCTGAAGAGTTGGTCGAGGTCCTTCTACTGGCTCAGGAAGGGCCGCTCCACATCCATGTTGCCGAGCAGGTGAAGGAGGTCGAGGACAGCGTCGCCTTCAGCGGCAAGCGACCCGTCGAATGGCTCATCGAGGCGATGGCCGCGAACGGCACGCCGGTCGACAGGCGCTGGTGCCTGATCCATGCCACCCACATGACCGAGTCCGAGACCACTGCGCTCGCGGCGAGTGGCGCGACCGCGGGCCTCTGTCCCTTGACCGAGGCCAATCTGGGCGACGGAATTTTCCCGGCCGATCGTTTTGTCGACGCGGGCGGCTATTATGGTGTCGGTACTGATTCCAACATCTTGATCGATGTGCCCGGGGAGCTCGCGATGCTCGAATACAGCCAGCGACTGGCGCTGCGCAGCCGCAATGTGATGGCGGCCGGCGCCAGCAGATCGACGGGGCGCAGCCTGTTCGATGCGGCTCGTCAAGGTGGCGCGCGTGCGCTCGGCGTCGCGCCCATGGATCTGGCGGTCGGCGCTGTGGCCGACATCGTCTCTCTTGACCCCTCTGCCTTTGTGGAAGGGCAGCGCGACGATCGTATCGTGGACGGCTGGATATTTGCCGCGCGTCGTCCCATCGTCGACTGCGTCTGGCGCCACGGGCGGCAGGTGGTCAAGGCTGGGCGCCATGTGGCGCGCGATGCCATCGCAGCGCGTTACAAGGCGACGCTCGCCAAGGTTCTGGCTGAATGA
- the zwf gene encoding glucose-6-phosphate dehydrogenase, translated as MASRVIPVPPFTLVIFGATGDLAQRKLLPALFHRDLAGQLPDEAVIIGTSRRDLSDDEFQAFARKAIADHVPAHELQEEPLGRFLHRLSYVSTEAGSDRGWDKLGARLAGNNGHIRVFYLATGPDLFGPICERIGSHGFVDEHTRVVVEKPIGKDLVSARAVNDAVGKVFPEESVYRIDHYLGKETVQNLMALRFANALFEPVWNAAHIDHVQITVAESLGLEGRAGYYETAGAMRDMVQNHILQLLCLVAMEPPTSIAADSVRDEKLKVLKSLVPIDATNAAALTVRGQYRAGASAGGAVPGFLEELGAPSSRTATFVALKAEIANWRWAGVPFYLRTGKRLAGRVSEIVVTFRKIPHSMFGNDAGDIESNRLVIRLQPDEGVKLWLMIKDPGPGGMRLQHVPLDMTFAEAFGARNPDAYERLILDVVRGNQTLFMRRDEVEAAWTWVDPIIDAWRNTTEGPKPYTAGTWGPSAAIALIERDGRTWYEDGV; from the coding sequence ATGGCCAGTCGCGTGATCCCCGTACCGCCATTCACCCTCGTCATCTTTGGCGCGACGGGCGATCTCGCCCAGCGCAAGCTTCTGCCCGCCCTTTTCCATCGTGACCTCGCGGGCCAGCTGCCGGACGAAGCCGTCATCATCGGCACCTCTCGGCGCGATCTCAGCGATGACGAATTTCAGGCATTTGCCCGCAAGGCGATCGCTGACCACGTGCCGGCACATGAGCTGCAGGAGGAGCCGCTCGGCCGCTTCCTGCATCGCCTGTCCTATGTCAGCACGGAGGCGGGCTCGGATCGTGGCTGGGACAAACTCGGTGCCCGCTTGGCCGGTAACAACGGCCATATCCGCGTGTTCTATCTCGCCACCGGGCCAGATCTCTTCGGGCCGATCTGCGAACGGATCGGCAGCCATGGCTTCGTGGACGAGCACACCCGCGTGGTGGTGGAAAAGCCGATCGGCAAGGATCTCGTGTCGGCGCGAGCCGTCAACGACGCTGTTGGCAAGGTCTTCCCCGAGGAGAGCGTCTACCGCATCGACCACTACCTGGGGAAGGAGACGGTTCAGAACCTGATGGCGCTCAGATTTGCCAATGCGCTGTTCGAGCCGGTCTGGAATGCCGCCCATATCGATCACGTGCAGATCACGGTCGCCGAGTCGCTCGGGCTCGAAGGCCGCGCAGGCTATTACGAGACGGCCGGCGCGATGCGCGACATGGTGCAGAACCACATCCTGCAGCTGCTCTGTCTCGTCGCCATGGAACCGCCCACCTCGATCGCCGCCGATTCCGTGCGCGATGAGAAACTGAAGGTGCTGAAGTCTCTCGTTCCCATCGATGCGACCAACGCCGCGGCTCTCACAGTCCGCGGTCAGTACAGGGCCGGCGCCTCTGCCGGTGGAGCCGTGCCGGGCTTTCTGGAAGAACTCGGTGCGCCGTCGAGCCGCACCGCAACCTTCGTGGCGCTCAAGGCCGAGATCGCCAACTGGCGCTGGGCGGGCGTGCCCTTCTATCTGCGCACTGGCAAGCGGCTTGCAGGCCGCGTGTCCGAAATCGTCGTCACCTTCCGCAAAATCCCGCATTCAATGTTCGGCAACGATGCCGGGGACATTGAAAGCAACCGGCTCGTCATCCGCCTGCAGCCCGACGAAGGCGTGAAGCTGTGGCTGATGATCAAGGATCCCGGGCCGGGCGGCATGCGATTGCAGCATGTGCCGCTCGACATGACTTTCGCTGAGGCCTTCGGCGCACGCAATCCTGACGCCTATGAGCGGCTGATCCTCGATGTGGTGCGCGGCAATCAGACACTGTTCATGCGCCGCGACGAGGTGGAAGCCGCCTGGACCTGGGTGGACCCGATCATCGACGCGTGGCGCAACACGACCGAAGGGCCGAAGCCCTACACCGCCGGCACCTGGGGCCCCTCAGCCGCCATCGCCCTGATCGAGCGCGACGGCCGCACCTGGTATGAGGACGGGGTTTAA
- the hutH gene encoding histidine ammonia-lyase codes for MTAITLEPGRIPLDAWRAIYRGASVKLDPSVRPAIARSAEAVATIVAKGEPIYGINTGFGKLASIQIGLDELETLQRNIVLSHAAGVGEPMPVPVARLMMALKLASLARGASGVKLETIDLLLAFLDKGITPVVPAQGSVGASGDLAPLAHMTTVMIGVGEAFVDGVRMPAAKALEQAGLKPLTLGAKEGLALLNGTQFSTANAMAGLFEAERLFQTALITGALSTDAARGSDAPFDRRIHDLRGHAGQREVGAVLLSLMAGSAIRQSHLTGDDRVQDPYCLRCQPQVMGACLDLLRQAATTLTIEANGVSDNPLVFAEDGEVISGGNFHAEPVAFAADMIAMAICEIGSLSERRITLLTDPALSRLPAFLTPKPGLNSGFMIPQVTAAALVSENKQSAFPASVDSIPTSANQEDHVSMAAHGARRLIRMADNLTGVLGIELLAAAQGCDFHKPLASSPALEAVRARLRRDVPTLEDDRYFHPDMAAANALITAGEVIKAANHALPSLES; via the coding sequence ATGACTGCGATTACTCTTGAGCCCGGCCGCATTCCGCTCGACGCTTGGCGCGCCATCTATCGCGGCGCATCGGTCAAACTCGATCCGAGCGTACGCCCCGCCATCGCGCGCTCCGCGGAAGCCGTGGCCACGATCGTCGCCAAGGGCGAGCCGATCTACGGCATCAACACGGGCTTCGGAAAGCTCGCCTCGATCCAGATCGGTCTCGACGAGCTGGAAACCCTGCAGCGCAACATCGTGCTCTCCCACGCCGCCGGCGTCGGCGAGCCGATGCCGGTGCCGGTCGCGCGGCTGATGATGGCTTTGAAGCTCGCAAGCCTCGCCCGCGGCGCATCCGGCGTGAAGCTCGAGACCATCGACCTGCTACTCGCCTTTCTCGACAAGGGCATCACTCCGGTCGTGCCGGCGCAGGGCTCCGTCGGCGCCTCGGGCGACCTCGCCCCGCTCGCCCATATGACCACGGTCATGATCGGCGTCGGCGAGGCCTTCGTCGATGGCGTACGCATGCCGGCTGCGAAGGCTCTGGAACAAGCCGGGCTCAAGCCGCTGACGCTCGGCGCCAAGGAAGGCCTCGCCCTTCTCAACGGCACGCAGTTCTCGACCGCGAACGCCATGGCTGGCCTGTTCGAAGCCGAGCGCCTTTTCCAGACCGCTCTGATCACCGGCGCCCTGTCGACCGACGCGGCGCGTGGTTCGGACGCTCCCTTCGACCGGCGTATCCATGACCTGCGCGGCCATGCCGGCCAGCGCGAGGTCGGCGCCGTTCTGCTCAGCCTCATGGCGGGGAGCGCCATCCGCCAGTCGCACCTGACCGGCGACGACCGGGTGCAGGACCCCTATTGCCTACGCTGCCAGCCGCAGGTGATGGGCGCATGCCTCGACCTCCTGCGCCAGGCCGCCACTACGCTGACCATCGAGGCGAACGGCGTATCTGACAATCCGCTCGTCTTCGCCGAGGATGGCGAGGTGATCTCCGGCGGCAATTTCCACGCCGAGCCCGTAGCCTTCGCCGCCGACATGATCGCCATGGCCATCTGCGAGATCGGCTCCTTGTCGGAACGCCGCATCACGCTCCTGACCGACCCCGCGCTATCGCGACTGCCGGCCTTCCTCACACCGAAACCCGGCCTCAACTCCGGCTTCATGATCCCGCAGGTGACGGCGGCCGCCCTCGTTTCCGAGAACAAGCAAAGCGCGTTTCCCGCGAGCGTCGATTCCATCCCGACCTCGGCCAACCAGGAAGACCACGTTTCCATGGCCGCTCACGGTGCCCGCCGCCTCATCCGCATGGCGGACAACCTCACCGGCGTGCTCGGCATCGAGCTGCTGGCGGCCGCCCAGGGTTGCGACTTCCACAAGCCGCTCGCCTCCAGCCCCGCCCTCGAAGCCGTGCGCGCGCGGCTGCGCCGTGACGTGCCAACGCTGGAAGACGATCGCTATTTCCACCCGGACATGGCAGCGGCCAACGCGCTCATCACCGCCGGCGAGGTCATCAAGGCGGCCAATCATGCCCTGCCCAGCCTGGAGAGCTGA
- a CDS encoding HutD family protein: protein MRLLKQRDHKKMPWKNGGGTTYEVAAAPEGAALDTFDWRVSMALVEVPGPFSAFPGCDRVLTILSGGPMTLAVGDAPARILDDASTPFAFPADVPTAATAVETALLDLNVMVRRGRATATVTRHRGVNLRISQGTDDGARQSKSPHEVTTLVLAKGGIAAISNQPALMHDGDVLILASSDPLVTISPSVGAVLYEIKITAKHAS, encoded by the coding sequence ATGCGTCTTCTGAAGCAACGTGACCACAAGAAGATGCCGTGGAAGAACGGCGGCGGGACAACTTATGAAGTCGCCGCCGCCCCGGAAGGCGCGGCCCTCGACACCTTCGACTGGCGAGTGAGCATGGCCCTCGTCGAGGTGCCGGGGCCCTTCTCAGCCTTCCCCGGCTGCGACCGCGTGCTCACTATATTGTCGGGCGGACCAATGACGCTTGCTGTAGGGGACGCGCCCGCCCGTATCCTCGACGACGCGAGCACACCCTTCGCCTTCCCAGCCGACGTGCCGACGGCCGCAACCGCGGTGGAAACCGCCCTCCTCGATCTCAATGTGATGGTGCGCCGTGGACGCGCCACCGCGACCGTCACCCGCCATCGCGGCGTCAACCTGCGGATCAGCCAAGGCACGGATGACGGGGCGAGGCAAAGCAAGAGCCCACATGAAGTGACGACACTCGTCCTTGCCAAGGGCGGCATCGCCGCAATCAGTAATCAGCCCGCCCTAATGCACGACGGAGATGTGCTGATACTGGCCTCTTCCGACCCACTGGTCACAATAAGCCCCTCTGT
- the hutC gene encoding histidine utilization repressor, giving the protein MNDAAAPDITTPLKRGQPDSIHQRIRADIEGKIVSGAWPPGYRIPFEHELMQEYGCSRMTVNKVMSRLAEIGLIERRRRAGSFVARPQVQSAVLEIPDIKAEIIRRGQTYHYELLSSRRRRATREDRELLVVEAGTDVLMLTCRHVAAGVPFAFEERRLNLAAVPLAAEVDFAQEPPGTWLLGHVPWTQAEHRIRSLNAGEAYAASLDIAPETACLAVERRTWRGGESITHARQVFPGSLYYLSATFTPVQE; this is encoded by the coding sequence ATGAACGATGCTGCCGCCCCTGACATCACGACGCCGCTGAAGCGTGGACAGCCCGACTCCATTCACCAGCGGATCAGGGCCGATATCGAAGGCAAAATCGTGTCCGGGGCCTGGCCGCCTGGCTATCGCATTCCCTTCGAACATGAGCTGATGCAGGAATACGGCTGCTCGCGCATGACCGTGAACAAGGTCATGTCGCGACTGGCTGAAATCGGGCTGATCGAGCGGCGTCGTCGCGCGGGATCCTTCGTGGCGCGGCCACAGGTCCAGTCAGCCGTGCTCGAAATCCCCGACATCAAGGCCGAGATCATCAGGCGCGGCCAGACCTATCACTACGAGCTGCTTTCGAGTCGTCGCCGCCGCGCCACGCGCGAGGACCGCGAGCTTCTGGTGGTCGAGGCAGGGACGGACGTTCTCATGCTGACCTGCCGCCATGTGGCGGCGGGTGTCCCCTTCGCGTTCGAAGAGCGGCGCCTCAATCTCGCCGCCGTGCCGCTTGCCGCCGAGGTCGACTTCGCGCAGGAACCACCCGGCACATGGCTGCTCGGCCATGTGCCGTGGACGCAGGCCGAGCACCGCATCCGCTCGCTCAATGCGGGCGAAGCCTACGCCGCGTCCCTCGACATAGCACCGGAAACGGCCTGTCTCGCCGTTGAGCGCCGCACCTGGCGCGGGGGCGAATCGATCACCCATGCCCGCCAGGTCTTCCCCGGCAGCCTCTATTACCTGTCCGCGACCTTCACACCCGTACAGGAATAG
- the hutU gene encoding urocanate hydratase codes for MTSQTRIDNARVIRAPRGPEISAKSWLTEAPLRMLMNNLDPDVAEKPQELVVYGGIGRATRDWESFDRIVAALRRLEDDETLLVQSGKPVGVFRTHKDAPRVLIANSNLVPHWANWDHFNELDKKGLAMYGQMTAGSWIYIGAQGIVQGTYETFVEMGRQHFGGDLSGKWILTAGLGGMGGAQPLAATMAGASCLAIECQPSRIDFRLRTGYVDLKADTLDEALAIIAKSCADKKPVSVALLGNAAEILPEMVKRGIKPDAVTDQTSAHDPVNGYLPAGWTLAQWEERRQSDPKGVAKAAKASMAVHVKAMLDFFHAGIPTVDYGNNIRQMALDEGVSNAFDFPGFVPAYIRPLFCRGIGPFRWAALSGDPEDIARTDAKVKELIPDNAHLHNWLDMAGARIKFQGLPARICWVGLGDRHRLGLAFNEMVRNGELKAPIVIGRDHLDSGSVASPNRETEAMRDGSDAVSDWPLLNALLNTASGATWVSLHHGGGVGMGFSQHAGMVIVCDGSTDADARLARVLWNDPATGVMRHADAGYDIAIDCARENGLDLPSLR; via the coding sequence ATGACTTCACAGACCCGCATCGATAATGCCCGCGTTATCCGCGCGCCACGCGGCCCCGAGATCAGTGCCAAGAGCTGGCTGACCGAAGCGCCTCTGCGCATGCTCATGAACAACCTCGATCCCGATGTCGCCGAGAAGCCGCAAGAACTGGTCGTCTATGGTGGCATCGGCCGAGCCACGCGCGACTGGGAGAGCTTTGATCGCATCGTCGCCGCGCTCCGCAGGCTGGAGGACGACGAGACCCTGCTCGTGCAGTCCGGCAAGCCGGTCGGCGTGTTCCGCACCCACAAGGATGCACCGCGCGTCCTGATCGCCAATTCCAACCTCGTACCGCACTGGGCGAACTGGGACCATTTCAACGAGCTCGACAAGAAGGGCCTGGCCATGTACGGCCAGATGACCGCTGGCTCCTGGATCTATATCGGCGCCCAGGGCATTGTGCAGGGCACTTACGAGACCTTCGTCGAGATGGGCCGCCAGCATTTCGGCGGCGACCTCTCCGGCAAGTGGATCCTGACCGCCGGCCTCGGCGGCATGGGCGGCGCCCAGCCGCTCGCCGCGACCATGGCCGGCGCCTCGTGCCTCGCCATCGAATGCCAGCCGAGCCGCATCGATTTCCGCCTGCGCACGGGCTATGTCGATCTGAAGGCCGATACGCTGGATGAAGCTCTAGCGATCATCGCGAAGTCCTGCGCTGACAAGAAACCGGTCTCGGTGGCACTCCTCGGCAATGCCGCCGAAATTCTGCCTGAGATGGTCAAGCGCGGCATCAAGCCCGACGCGGTCACAGACCAGACCTCCGCCCATGATCCGGTCAACGGCTATCTCCCGGCCGGCTGGACATTGGCCCAATGGGAAGAGCGCCGCCAGTCGGATCCCAAGGGTGTCGCCAAGGCCGCCAAGGCCTCTATGGCCGTGCATGTGAAGGCGATGCTCGACTTCTTCCACGCCGGCATCCCGACCGTCGACTACGGCAACAACATTCGCCAGATGGCGCTTGATGAAGGCGTCAGTAACGCCTTCGACTTCCCCGGTTTCGTACCGGCCTATATCCGGCCGCTGTTCTGCCGGGGCATCGGCCCCTTCCGCTGGGCGGCGCTCTCGGGCGACCCGGAGGACATCGCCCGGACGGACGCCAAGGTGAAGGAACTGATCCCGGACAACGCCCATCTCCACAACTGGCTCGACATGGCCGGCGCGCGCATCAAGTTCCAGGGCCTGCCCGCGCGCATCTGCTGGGTCGGCCTCGGCGACCGCCACCGGCTCGGCCTCGCCTTCAACGAGATGGTCCGCAACGGCGAACTCAAGGCGCCGATCGTCATCGGCCGCGACCACCTCGATTCCGGCTCGGTCGCCTCGCCGAACCGCGAGACCGAGGCCATGCGCGACGGCTCGGATGCCGTCTCCGACTGGCCGCTCCTGAACGCGCTCCTCAACACCGCCTCGGGCGCGACCTGGGTGTCGCTGCACCATGGCGGCGGCGTCGGCATGGGCTTCTCCCAGCATGCCGGTATGGTCATCGTCTGCGACGGCTCAACCGACGCCGACGCCCGCCTCGCGCGCGTGCTGTGGAACGATCCGGCCACCGGCGTGATGCGCCATGCGGATGCCGGCTACGACATCGCCATCGACTGCGCCCGCGAGAACGGGCTCGATCTGCCCTCTCTGAGGTAA